In Streptomyces seoulensis, the following are encoded in one genomic region:
- a CDS encoding sigma-70 family RNA polymerase sigma factor: MTEGTATADLDVALEKHRTELTGYCYRMLGSSFEAEDAVQDTLVRAWRSYDKFEGRSSLRSWLYRIATNVCLDMLAAGNKRARPMDLTESTPLARAALSPRPDHTWLEPVPDTRVLPQVTDPAEAAVARESIRLAFMAALQQLPPKQRVVLILREVLAWRASEVAELLGTTVASVNSALQRARATLAERADTGAEAAVSDPLDEEQKQLLERYVKAFEGYDMTALTALLHEDAVMTMPPFDLWLLGPADITGFMSTMGASCADSRLIPVQVNGLPGFAHYKPDPENGGFTPWAVQVLEISGGRITGFHCFLDTPRWFPLFDLPLHLDPEPDKPEQGA, encoded by the coding sequence ATGACTGAGGGCACGGCGACGGCGGATCTCGATGTCGCACTGGAGAAGCACCGGACCGAACTGACCGGGTACTGCTACCGGATGCTCGGCTCGTCCTTCGAGGCCGAGGACGCGGTCCAGGACACGCTGGTACGGGCCTGGCGGAGCTACGACAAGTTCGAGGGCCGGTCCAGTCTGCGCTCCTGGCTGTACCGCATCGCCACCAACGTCTGCCTGGACATGCTGGCCGCGGGCAACAAACGGGCCCGCCCGATGGACCTCACGGAGTCGACCCCGCTGGCGCGGGCCGCGCTCTCCCCGCGCCCGGACCACACCTGGCTGGAGCCGGTGCCGGACACGCGCGTGCTCCCCCAGGTGACCGACCCCGCCGAGGCGGCGGTGGCCCGCGAGTCGATCCGGCTGGCGTTCATGGCGGCGCTCCAGCAGCTGCCGCCCAAGCAGCGGGTCGTACTGATCCTGCGCGAGGTGCTGGCCTGGCGGGCCAGCGAGGTGGCCGAGCTGCTCGGCACCACGGTCGCCTCGGTCAACAGCGCCCTCCAGCGCGCCCGCGCCACCCTCGCCGAACGCGCGGACACCGGCGCCGAGGCGGCCGTCTCCGACCCGCTGGACGAGGAGCAGAAACAGCTTCTGGAGCGCTATGTGAAGGCGTTCGAGGGGTACGACATGACGGCGCTGACCGCCCTGCTCCACGAGGACGCGGTGATGACGATGCCGCCGTTCGACCTCTGGCTGCTCGGCCCCGCCGACATCACCGGCTTCATGTCCACCATGGGCGCCTCCTGCGCGGACTCCCGCCTGATCCCGGTCCAGGTCAACGGCCTCCCGGGTTTCGCCCACTACAAACCGGACCCGGAGAACGGCGGCTTCACGCCCTGGGCGGTGCAGGTCCTGGAGATCTCAGGGGGCCGCATCACCGGTTTCCACTGCTTCCTCGACACCCCCCGCTGGTTCCCCCTCTTCGACCTCCCCCTCCACCTGGACCCCGAGC